One genomic region from Anopheles bellator chromosome 2, idAnoBellAS_SP24_06.2, whole genome shotgun sequence encodes:
- the LOC131212076 gene encoding eukaryotic peptide chain release factor GTP-binding subunit ERF3A, with product MDQDSENNDMSAKFSTLNVNAQEFVPSFCSPSTTTAPTQVAAPATAVVTTAATPAPTVPTSAPSSGGSSSGGGGAGGGGATTPTSTAATPTPPSSSAPTPMEKGDDDAVKTPENNESEPLDSWDAEEDSILTPEDEEMELEDGEVDGDAAPKVSKKKPPKVEESRSKKEHVNVVFIGHVDAGKSTIGGQIMSLTGMVDKRTLEKYEREAREKSRESWYLSWALDTNQEERDKGKTVEVGRAYFETEKKHFTILDAPGHKSFVPNMIGGAAQADLAVLVISARKGEFETGFDRGGQTREHAMLAKTAGVKHLVVLVNKMDDPTVNWDVERYNECKDKILPYLKKLGFNPLKDLTFMPVSGITGQGLRERIDDSICPWYEGPAFIPFIDELPSLNRKTDGPFIMPIVDKYKDMGTVLMGKVESGMAKKGTNLLVMPNRTQVCVDQLWSDDEEVTSVGPGENVKIKVKGIEEEDVSPGFVLCDASNPIKTGKVFDAQVVILEHKSIICAGYSAVMHIHCAAEEITVKALICLVDKKTGDKSKTRPRFVKQDQVAIMRIECSGLICLEQFKLFPQMGRFTLRDENKTIAIGKVLKVVE from the exons ATGGATCAGGATAGCGAAAACAACGACATGAGCGCAAAGTTCTCGACGCTCAACGTGAACGCACAAGAGTTTGTGCCCAGCTTTTGCAGTCCGAGCACAACGACGGCCCCGACACAGGTAGCGGCGCCCGCTACGGCGGTGGTAACGACGGCGGCCACTCCAGCGCCAACGGTGCCAACGTCGGCCCCGTCGAGCGGCGGAAGCAGCAGCGGAGggggcggtgccggtggtggtggtgccaccaCTCCGACATCAACAGCGGCCACGCCAACGCCACCGTCCTCGTCGGCACCGACGCCCATGGAGAAGGGCGACGATGATGCGGTTAAAACTCCCGAAAACAATG AAAGTGAACCCCTAGACAGCTGGGACGCGGAAGAGGACTCGATCCTGACGCCCGAGGATGAAGAGATGGAACTGGAGGACGGCGAGGTGGACGGTGACGCGGCACCGAAAGTGTCGAAAAAGAAGCCACCCAAGGTTGAGGAAAGTCGAAGCAAAAAGGAACACGTCAACGTCGTGTTCATTGGACACGTCG ACGCCGGTAAATCCACGATCGGTGGACAGATCATGTCCCTGACCGGCATGGTGGACAAGCGGACACTCGAAAAGTACGAACGCGAGGCACGTGAAAAATCGCGAGAAAGCTGGTACTTATCGTGGGCCCTCGATACCAATCAAGAAG AGCGGGACAAGGGAAAAACGGTGGAAGTTGGTCGTGCCTATTTTGAGACTGAAAAGAAGCATTTCACCATCCTCGACGCACCGGGACACAAGAGTTTCGTGCCCAACATGATTGGTGGGGCGGCCCAGGCCGATCTGGCGGTGCTCGTAATCTCCGCCCGGAAGGGCGAGTTCGAGACCGGGTTCGATCGGGGTGGCCAAACGCGAGAGCACGCGATGCTGGCGAAGACGGCCGGTGTTAAGCatctggtggtgctggtcaACAAAATGGACGACCCGACCGTCAACTGGGACGTGGAGCGATACAACGAATGCAAGGACAAAATCTTACCATACCTCAAGAAACTAGG ATTTAATCCACTCAAGGATCTAACGTTTATGCCGGTGTCCGGCATCACCGGGCAAGGGCTGCGGGAGCGAATCGATGACTCCATCTGCCCCTGGTACGAGGGACCGGCCTTTATTCCGTTCATCGACGAGCTGCCGTCGCTCAACCGCAAAACCGATGGCCCGTTCATCATGCCCATCGTCGACAAGTACAAGGACATGGGAACGGTGCTCATGGGCAAGGTGGAATCCGGCATGGCGAAGAAGGGCACCAACCTGTTGGTGATGCCCAACAGA ACTCAAGTGTGTGTCGATCAGCTATGgtccgacgacgaagaggtgACATCCGTGGGGCCAGGTGAAAACGTCAAAATCAAAGTTAAG GGCATAGAGGAGGAGGACGTCTCGCCCGGGTTTGTCCTGTGTGACGCTTCCAATCCGATCAAGACGGGCAAGGTTTTCGACGCCCAGGTCGTCATCCTAGAACACAAGTCAATCATTTGTGCGGGATACTCGGCGGTGATGCATATACACTGTGCGGCGGAGGAGATTACTGTTAAG GCTCTTATTTGTTTAGTAGATAAAAAGACGGGAGATAAGTCCAAGACAAGGCCGCGCTTTGTGAAACAGGATCAGGTCGCCATCATGAGAATTGAATGCTCCGGATTGATATGCTTAGAGCAGTTTAAACTATTCCCTCAGATGGGTCGCTTCACGCTTCGAGACGAAA ACAAAACCATTGCCATTGGAAAGGTGCTGAAGGTTGTGGagtaa
- the LOC131208751 gene encoding uncharacterized protein D806_0078-like, producing MFSVESERPRRFAASPKNKQLLAACFCVLLCLPNVADGRKVTLSRVTKPTAHRGGYANADIAKLSYSPSHAAPPPVAAKPAAPVYSAPPAQHGAAPSYGWNVPGAHPGAPAAGGGVYPGAAVAGAAGSGIVAGNVYRSHGHNSTGGFGSLAHSPPVAAGSYPGQAPVQGFPGAPVQHPGGGFPAPGYQPQPAGGYYPQSQQGFPHQPSYAPAGHYDQGHYQGHPGQTVHHYEQPASGGSGIGTILGAGAAGLAAGVGGAALYDALKPKESKDEGTTTTATTAATTVAGASTLAAASETPAPVSPANPNGEAPLAPLPVNPNGDAPLAPMPTSPNGAAAEVSSVTPEITPLAADSTTVDHSPENPLGMAPLAPLPDSSSAASTDSTTTATTGSDVEARSSALNVQPDLSASMTEPAKGGATERAHLTSAFSLVATLLPLIVKYLRC from the coding sequence ATGTTTAGCGTCGAAAGCGAGCGGCCACGGCGCTTTGCGGCTTCGCCTAAAAATAAGCAACTGTTGGCCGCCTGTTTCTGTGTGCTTCTCTGTCTGCCGAACGTGGCCGACGGCCGAAAGGTGACATTGTCACGTGTCACGAAACCTACCGCCCACAGGGGCGGCTACGCGAATGCGGACATCGCGAAACTAAGCTACTCGCCGAGCCACGCCgctccgccgccggtggccgcgaaaCCGGCCGCCCCCGTGTACTCGGCGCCTCCTGCTCAACACGGAGCAGCACCGTCGTACGGTTGGAATGTCCCCGGAGCGCATCCGGGCGCTCCtgcggctggcggtggtgtcTATCCGGGTGCGGCCGTAGCGGGCGCTGCCGGCTCCGGTATCGTCGCTGGCAACGTGTACCGTTCGCATGGTCACAACTCCACCGGAGGATTCGGTTCGTTGGCCCACTCACCACCGGTGGCTGCAGGCTCGTATCCGGGGCAAGCACCGGTTCAAGGCTTCCCTGGAGCACCCGTGCAACATCCGGGCGGTGGATTCCCAGCGCCGGGCTATCAGCCACAACCGGCCGGAGGATACTATCCGCAGTCGCAGCAAGGATTCCCTCATCAGCCCAGCTACGCACCCGCGGGACACTACGATCAGGGCCACTACCAGGGACACCCGGGACAAACCGTACATCACTAcgagcagccagccagtggtgGAAGTGGCATCGGTACGATTCTTGGTGCTGGCGCCGCCGGATTGGCTgcgggtgttggtggtgccgccCTGTACGATGCGCTGAAACCGAAGGAATCGAAAGATGAGGGCACCACAACGACTGCTACAACGGCCGCCACAACCGTTGCGGGGGCAAGTACACTAGCTGCCGCCAGTGAAACACCAGCACCCGTCTCGCCCGCCAATCCTAACGGAGAGGCCCCATTAGCTCCGCTCCCGGTCAACCCGAATGGAGATGCCCCACTGGCCCCTATGCCGACGAGTCCCAACGGTGCCGCCGCTGAGGTTTCGTCCGTGACGCCCGAAATTACGCCACTAGCCGCAGACTCTACCACCGTGGACCACTCGCCGGAGAATCCTCTCGGAATGGCACCTCTGGCTCCGCTGCCAGATTCGTCCTCGGCAGCATCAACGGACAGCACTacaacggccaccaccggttcggATGTGGAAGCACGCAGCTCGGCTCTCAACGTGCAGCCCGATCTGTCCGCTTCGATGACGGAACCGGCCAAGGGAGGTGCCACGGAGCGCGCCCATCTAACATCCGCTTTCTCGCTGGTCgccacgctgctgccgctgattgTGAAGTATCTCCGGTGTTAA
- the LOC131212673 gene encoding collagen alpha-1(III) chain-like, with translation MVVDTRVKEKVRPRAAMAGYENRRLKVLAICVMLSISTLLPTTDALKSSKSRSKSSSSSSSSGRVSKPTASSSSYSNPGSLSYSGYQAKPAPKPAPKPSAPVESSSNQQRIGWNTNNQQSKPAVQPATANKPPPYPVQQTHNTHQTHSAPGAPPPPYSHGPPPPYSAANNPNVNSRFEPPPMYSPGSQGFKPGQPGGFGQPGFGQPGGFGQQGGFGQQGGFGQPGGFGQQGGFGQQGGFGQQGGFGGHGGYGGQPAGGFGGGGYHAPMGGYGAPHGTFQGGGAAPPVNYAPAPAFPIAAIPVGAYKPQSSGIGVGGIAAGIGTGLLAGAAGSALYNALRPEDRVQYRDRVTIINNAPPAAAEGAAAPAAAAPAAPAPGAPAAAPVAPAAPGVPAPAAPVDGQPSVPLAPFPAADNTNAQSAPPGVPDAPMILNQNATMEQKPTVNGTEPGTPLAEVPVSPASTETTTVGPNSKQYIPPPGQYYPATGQYVPPGEYDPATGIFTPGRYIPDTNIFQSGQYDPLTQMFVPGRYESTGQFVPDPNHPPLSLASDAPTAPETVTPAVSSQLQSERVATGGGVTATCSSLSVVTALGALLMSGGFRLLGVGF, from the coding sequence ATGGTGGTGGACACGAGGGTGAAAGAGAAAGTGCGGCCCCGTGCGGCCATGGCAGGTTACGAAAATAGGCGCCTGAAGGTGCTGGCAATCTGCGTGATGTTGTCCATTTCGACCTTGCTGCCGACGACCGATGCGCTGAAGAGCAGCAAGAGCCGTAGCAAGagttcgtcttcgtcgtcatcttcCGGGCGCGTCTCGAAGCCAACCGCGTCATCTTCCAGTTACTCGAACCCCGGAAGTCTCAGCTATTCAGGCTATCAGGCGAAACCCGCTCCGAAGCCTGCTCCGAAACCGTCGGCTCCGGTCGAGTCGTCGTCGAACCAGCAGCGCATCGGCTGGAACACCAACAACCAGCAGTCGAAACCGGCCGTTCAGCCAGCGACGGCCAACAAACCGCCTCCGTACCCGGTCCAGCAAACCCACAACACTCACCAGACGCATTCGGCTCCGGGGGCTCCGCCACCACCTTACTCGCATGGGCCTCCGCCACCGTACTCTGCGGCTAACAATCCGAACGTGAACTCCCGTTTCGAACCTCCGCCGATGTACAGTCCCGGCAGTCAAGGATTCAAACCGGGTCAGCCGGGCGGCTTTGGGCAGCCTGGCTTTGGTCAGCCGGGCGGCTTTGGGCAGCAGGGAGGATTTGGTCAGCAGGGAGGTTTCGGGCAGCCTGGAGGATTCGGCCAGCAGGGAGGATTCGGTCAGCAGGGAGGATTCGGTCAGCAGGGAGGATTCGGCGGTCACGGAGGATACGGTGGGCAACCAgccggtggtttcggtggtggtggctatCATGCTCCGATGGGCGGATATGGCGCTCCGCACGGCACGTTCCAAGGAGGTGGTGCTGCTCCGCCCGTCAACTATGCCCCGGCTCCTGCCTTCCCGATCGCTGCCATTCCGGTGGGCGCTTACAAGCCGCAATCGTCCGGAATTGGCGTTGGTGGTATTGCTGCTGGCATTGGCACGGGACTGCTGGCCGGTGCAGCGGGATCGGCGCTCTACAACGCACTCCGACCGGAGGATCGAGTGCAGTACCGTGATCGTGTGACCATTATCAACAATGCTCCCCCGGCGGCTGCAGAAGGCGCGGCTGCTCCGGCCGCAGCAGCTCCTGCGGCTCCGGCACCAGGCGCCCCCGCGGCAGCCCCAGTTGCTCCGGCTGCCCCGGGTGTAccagctcctgctgctcctgtggACGGTCAACCATCGGTTCCGCTTGCACCGTTCCCTGCCGCTGATAACACTAACGCTCAGTCAGCCCCACCGGGAGTTCCCGATGCCCCGATGATTTTGAATCAGAACGCCACCATGGAACAGAAGCCGACAGTCAACGGAACAGAGCCTGGAACTCCGCTTGCCGAGGTCCCCGTATCTCCTGCGTCCACTGAAACGACCACCGTGGGCCCAAATTCGAAGCAGTATATTCCTCCACCGGGCCAATACTATCCCGCCACCGGGCAGTACGTCCCGCCAGGGGAGTACGATCCAGCGACAGGAATTTTCACTCCCGGCCGCTACATCCCGGACACGAACATTTTCCAATCCGGACAGTACGATCCGCTGACACAAATGTTTGTCCCCGGTCGCTACGAATCCACCGGTCAGTTCGTGCCGGATCCTAATCATCCACCGCTGTCGCTCGCCTCGGATGCACCGACGGCCCCGGAAACGGTCACTCCGGCAGTCTCATCGCAACTGCAATCGGAACGGGTAgcgacgggtggtggtgtcacCGCAACGTGCAgctctctctcggtcgttACGGCCCTCGGTGCGCTGCTCATGTCCGGCGGGTTCCGGCTGCTCGGAGTGGGCTTTTAA